aaaaaaaaagaaaagtgagagTGTCAGGGAAATTTGCAAATTCGTGCGGCAAATATTCTACTTAAGACGTATATAAAATTTGATGAGACGATAGATTTCTTAAAAAAACTTGCATGCCCACGTACTAGATGCTGTGCATGAATGGTGGAACGTGAATCCACATAAACGAGGAGAAGACCAATTCAAATTTCATTTAGTGGGAGTATGATAATAACACACAAGTTCAGAATCAGAGGTGTTTCCCAACAGATCTGCGAATGGTCAGGCAGCTTATTGGTCTGAATTCGACTAATACGAATACACAAATAGAAGCCAGCAAAGTCGTCCCACTTGATAAGAAGACTCACTGATCCAAGTACAAGGTTTCCAGGAAGATTAGAAACCCCCTTTTTCCCATTATCATCCGTGTTTCTCGCTGGCAATCAACATGCATCTCGCTAATTAATAAGATTTATCAAGTCATAATCATGCTGTTTTATCATGGTATCTCATCTTCTTGAAGTATTGGCTATTGGCAAAATAGAATACCATATTAATTCATTCTATTGATCTGGAAACGACCCAATTTAGTTAGTGATTAAGAATTTTAATCAAATGGCTTTAAAGTTTTTGATTCGAGCCCTCTCATTTTCCCCTTCTTTACGCAAGAGTGACGGTCTCCTCTTGAACCCGACCCCCCCTTCCTTCCCCCGCtgccctcaaaaaaaaaaaaaaagagtctatTCATCTTATGCAGGAAAAGGCCACTCAGACTAGACAAAGACAAGTTGAATCAAGTACCCAAATTTAATTAGCTAGCCAGCAGCTAGGGAGGCTGAGCGATCCATGTGTCTTGTTCTTGAAGTTGGAAAATGACCCTGTAAGCTCTTTTCCAGGAAGGACGACAAATGCTGAGTACCAGGTAGAAGTTTGGCGGTTCTAATTGCCAGTTTTTGTAGCAATGGTAAACCTACTTTTTGACTTCAAGAATGTAGTACCTCAATGACAGCTGCCGAAGCCAGCTGATATTTACCCTGGACAGCAATTTTGGGTTTCAGATAGATCTTCAATGAGAATGACAGGAgcattattattttctttttcttttttcccacaGGAGTCCGAAAATTAATCAAGGAAAGTGACCTCTTAGGAATCTTTAATCTCCATCATGCCAAATGTCGTTCGAGCTGTACTAACGAGGAATAAGAGCAAGCCAGGAGCTTAGAATACATGGCATGCGTACCATTGATGATTCGACAAAAAGCAAAATAATCACTAACAAATAGCATGCAATATCGATCGTACCACTTGGCCATCCGGTTTTTCTCCTTCTTGGGATGATTCTTGTTGTTTTCCGAGTGATTTTGAAACTTGTGTTAATTAAACCTGCAGACCATTTTTAATAACTCAAAAAggggacccaaaaaaaaaaaatgtaatcaGAGAATGTCTAACACAGGCTGATTGGATAAACAATCAGTCGTTCTTGTTTAGTTTGAACCGATTCAAGAAGCTGACTGAAATCTGTCGcaagtatacatatatatatatatatatatatatatatgctgaTTTATACAAATGTACTTTGCATACTTCAAGAACTACAAGCCTCAATGGATTAAAAGACATGTACTTTACGGATGCTTAGTAGTATTTATAGAAAGCTAACTTTAATATCTTATTATGAGGGCAGTAGGTCCCATAAGAGGGCGTCATTTGGAGGTTATAGTATCAAATCTGCTCTACCTTTATGCCTAGAATGCCCAATGACAATTCTAAATCCCAAACAGATTTTGGTTCGTTGTATTGATCAGATGCTATTGTCTCTGCTACGAGACCTGTCCGGTTGCTAATAAGCATATAATAAATGCACATGGAGCTAATGTTAGTATTACCTTATCTACATTCTCCAATGGCAAACACCCACCAGAGATTTTAGTGCTCTCTCAGTGACCTACTGGAGAGCCTTTTCCTTAGCTGCTGATAGTGACTGGAGTTTGGCACACACTAACATTAGGCCTGAATCTTTGTCCACAGACGTCTAACTGCATCCAGTCCAACAACAGAAGAAAATGTTCTACTCAAGGCTCCATGGTTTGCATGTGGCTGGTTAAATGTCTTAAACGCAGCTTGTCCGCCATTAAACTCTcttcaaaatttcagttttttaGCGCTGTGAATGACAAGTTCATATGAAACCACACCATAACATCACGAATGATAGGCTGATAGCATATCATGTCTACAAAGAGTACGTACGTACTGAGAAATGATATTCTTGCACTATTCATGATTAAACAATGACCAACATTTGAGTTTAATATCTAATTTGACTCGAACTAATTGGTCGCCTCCTGAGGATTCTTGTATTCAAGCCCGAGGTGCTTCGTCTGAGCAACCAACCTGGGCTAGACAAACGCAAAATTTCGAAGAAGCATAAATTGAACTAAGCGGAACAACATTACATAACAAAACGGGTGAATCCTAGAAATTGGTTGCTAAGAACCAGAAGTCAAAACTATCTGCCAAATGTACTCAGCTACATGTAAGTAGGATCAAAACCACATCATGACCCTGTGACTGGAAGCTGCTCAATATCATTACCCTTCAACTCATTCTCAGTGAAGAGGCCCTCTTGGACTGGGACATCTTTCAACTGCTGGGACGAAATCACATCAGCAATAGCCTTCCTGGCAGCTGATACTTCATCATCATTCACTGCCTTGTCATTCTCCAAACCAGATTCATTTGGTCCTTCAGATGAATCATTCTCTTCCTTTGGGGGTGGAACGAAAAATGGAATTTTACCTCTCTGCCAATCATGAAGTACCATCTTTGCAGCTGTCATCAAGTCAGGTTCACCTCCCTGCAGATAGGTATATCAAGTCTCAAATCCAGCATGTGCGGATACACTACATTGCAAGCATTGTGGTTCCGTTCTGATTACACTATACGAAATAGAAATACTGCCCATCTGACTCCAAATACGTACTTACCCTTAAAAGTTTGCCACTAGCCTTGCAGAGTTGAACAAGGAAGTCATTTTCATCTTCCCTGAACACCAAAAGCAATTCGTCAAGATTGGCTCAAGTCAGTTGTATAACCGTGTCCCAAGTGTAGAAGAACACAACACTGATCACAAAAAGTAATTGAGAAGTAAAACTTAATAACAGTCTTTCATGCTCGTCATTTAAAACACACGAGGTGTCTGCATGaagaaacatgcaaatgctagACACTTCAggacttcaatagtgtagttcaCAGTAAGCCCCACAGGGAAGGATGTTATGTGAATTCGTTTGAAAGTTCCATAATTGAATCAAAGAACAAAGAATTGGCTCCATTTGAGTTGAACAAAAACATAATGGGAACGGTGCCACACTAAAACCGGTAAAGTGAGATAAAAACACTAACATAGAAAGACAGAGCATGTAACCATGTTTTCATCATTTGCTTTTACAGCACCAAATGGGGTTGGAAGAGGAAGAATGACACATGTCCAATACTCCATGCAGAGAACATACCAATCTTTTATTTTGTATGCTCTCTCAAGGTGCACCTTCTTTACACGATTCAGAACTTCACCTATGTGCTCAGCAGCATCCTCCAAATTTGTTACACGAACCTGCAGAAAAGGTTTAATATGTCAGCAATTTAAAAAGCTATTGACAGTAGAAAGATGAGGTTGATGTCATAgcaaattgaaagaaacaagaagcTAACCGAACAAAGGGATGGAGGAACAGACAAAAAGTACAGCGGTTTAAGGAAGAAATATAAAAACACATATGTTCCTGAACTctttggaaaaaaatgaagatcagagattcttaaatgatattttagctATATACATGCCAGCCAATACATGATCACATATTCAAAACTACAGACATACAAAACAGCCAAGTATTACTCCCAGGAAAAGGAAATGAGATGCATACCACACCCTTCAAGACAATATCTGTTTCAGAATCATTGTTCTGGTAGACAACTCCAGGGCAGTCAATCAAGAAGATCCTCTTTGTGAGTGTAATATATTGCCAGACTTTGGTCTCTCCAGGAATAGGAGCAACCTTGCAAACCTATAATAATGAAATAACAGATCAGCTAATTCAGACACTTCATATCTGAACCATACAATCACACAATTCTATGCTTTGCGGGAATCCATCATATGCTCTTAGCTAGGAAAAGGAAATATATGCAACTTCTAGCAACAAGAGAGAGCTTCAACCAATCCTCACAAATTGAGTAGCCATGAACTTTTAACAGGACAGCAGATCCATTAAAGAAAGGATATATATCGTGGGGACTAGAACATACAAGCTACCAGCTAACTTCCATATTTCATCTTAAACCAGTCTGAACGTAATAACTTgcatttatttgggaaaatatATGCAACAATAGAAAAAGATCTTACATTCTTGGTACGCAGTGTATTGATAACTGATGACTTTCCAACATTAGGGTAACCAACAAACCCCACGGATATTGCTTGCTTGTCACTCTTTAGTCGAGAAAATTGTCTCAATACTGATAGAAGTGAACCCTAAACCAAATGAACAGGAGTTGTGATTAAACTCTTGTGGTAAGAACATAAATAAATGAGTATGAGAATATTCAATCTGGTTGAATCAATGTAATGGCCTTCCTTTGTCATagctcccccccccccccccaaaaaaaataccCTCTTTCTCCCCAAGCAGTTGGTAACAGTTTTTTGGCCATAATATGCCATAAAAAACCTAAACAGTGAAGTCAGACAATTCACAATGGAATATAGGAGGTCCAGGTAAGCCCCTTATTTCAAGTTCCCAATATGACTCAAAATTGTCCAATCCATGTCAGATCTTTGCTGTATTGGCTCTAGGAAGTTCCAGGGTTCGGCTCTTCCCAAACAGTGAAGTCTGAATACTCTTGTATAGCATCTAGGGGTTCTAACAAGTACATTTTTCCTCTATGGTCTTGGCATCAAGGATGAACGCTATTTGCATAAAAGGACATCAGTTTTCCCTCTTGGAAAGCAAGTCTTCTGTGTTCAGAAGGTTGAAGTTCGAAAGGACAGTGCATACCTTGCCAAAGGACTTGTTGATGCTCGCATGGAATGCCAAAGATGGATATTCCTTGGACAATACTCTAAGCCATCCTTTAGTTACCCAGGTAGGAACTAAATCACACTGGAAAAAGTGAGCACATTTTAATCTCTGGTGTGCAAAAGCTAAAGAAGCAAGCAAAAGATGCATCTAAAGCAGAATTACAAAATCCAAAGGAATCAAAAACCTTATTCAGCAAAAGAACCATATGTTTATGCATGCAGTGTTCTTTCAAGTGCTTCTCCAGATGATGACATCTTGTACCTTGTGGATCTCTAGCATCTAAAACCTGGCAATAAAGAAATTAGTCATGTCCTAAACTCTTTAACAAGTACTGGACCCTCCAAATGAGAGCAAGGaaggaggaaaaaagaagagataCTGGGTCTGCAGAGAATTATGACATCTAACTTTTTGTAACAAGCAACCAACATAACAGTAATACTATGTCCAATCAACTGCATTCCTTTTTCTGCCCCTGATTAGTTAATTGACAAAAAATTAACTGCTAAAATCTATTAAACAGGATGGACTAGCATTGCATGCATGTACCAAGGccccaaaaaaaaggaagcagTGTCTGTTCCCCTTTCCCAACACAAGGTAAATAGTGACAGCAATGCCAACCTGAACAACAACATCTGAAGAGTCTATGACTTTGTAGAGTTCACCCCATATTCTCTTACTTTGACCTTTCTCAAACATGGTATGCCGTACAAGGTCCTTGACTCcatcttcattttcttccacaCAAGTGCTAGTACTATGTTTCTCTTCAAAGGCATCTGAGCAATCCAGATATGAAGCCATTACAACTATAAACATATTAAACACAAGATAATGCTACAAAGTGCGCAGATCCTAATAGTCCGACAATTAGCAAAAGAAATTAACTTTGTTTACCTTGAGAACCATCAGCCTTCTTCACTAGCGACTCATAATCTGCTGCCATTAGCTTGGGACGTTTCCTCTTTCCCTTTGGTCCAAACACATCGGCAAAAGGCTCTGTGTCTAGAAGATGCACTCGAGCTTGCTTTACATGCaattagagagagagagagagagacagacaGAAGCAGGCAATATCAGCAAAACGAACATAAACAATGAGGCATGACACCAGGaaaaattacattcaaaatgCTGTTGAAGGTTCAAACGTTAATAACTTCTAAACACATGCAAAATTCATAGCAAACTTATAAGCATTCCATTCAGAATCTTCCATTTGAGACTGCTGAAGCAAACCAAACCCCAAGATCAGAGTTGAGTTGGCTTTTACTACTAAGTTCTACTCTTTTACTATTTTGAAACAACAGCCAACTTTCGATGCTAATTCCCTTTTTTAACTATGACTGAACGAGAGACTGGGAGGTGTCTATCCTCATGAGGAATTGAATCAAAAGAGTCTTACTTGATGTAGTATTCCAAAGCTAAATTAAAAAACTAGTGACTACAGGCACCGACTAGGCAATAAAAGAGATGAATAGCATAAACAAAAGACAACAAATTAGAGAATCAAAATGTACCACTGCATTTCCATATCAACTGAAAAAGAAACTTTTTACCTTCTGATGATCATTTAAAAGCGACAAAGGCAGCTTTCTCTCCTTCAAAATAACATTGTAATTACTCGAAAGCCGACTCTGCAGCTCCTCCCTGAAAAACTCCAGCTCTTTCTGATTCACAACCCTAGTATTCCCTGTCAAATGAATTATTTGACAAACAAAGTAACATTTTTCCGCCCAGAGGCCAGCTGGAAGTTATCAAAATTATTCCAATGATTATATCCATGCGACCTACCGAACCATCGGCGATCAGGTTGAATTCGAGTTGACGGCAACTCTTTGGACTGCAAATCATGCTTTACAATTTGTCCCTTCTTGTCGCGCTTCGGCCGCGAATTATACATCTTGAGCCGCCGAACAGTGGCGGAGCTGCGGCCTCCTTTGGTCTTACTACTACTCCCATCTCGGTTAACGTCCAGAGAGTGTTTCGGCTTTCCGGAAACGTTGACAgacttctccttcttcttcgcCATCCAACAAAATTGGCAAATGGGAATTCAACTACTTCTGATGTTCAGCTCCGGTGCAGGTTCTACCCCAGTAAAACTCGAGAAAAATTTGCAAAGCGGAGAAGATGTGGTGGTACTATCGGAGAAGCGGCAGAGAAGGCGGTGAGGTACAACCGTCTTTGCAGAGGTGACCTCACCTAGGGTTTTGAAGAGAGATAAACGGTCACTATTTCCtgttatttatacttttaatTGCAATATGTACCCCTGAACTCTCATCTGTTTGCAATTCATCCTCTAGAATATTGTACTAGGCAGTTACTTTTAGGCCTAAACAGTGCCCCCGCTCCCGGCCCCCCATTCCCGAGGGTACCCGGGTGGGCGGAGGTTTATAGGTttataattaataaaaatatataattagtaatttaatataaatatataattagtaaaAAGTATATAATAAAAGTACTATAAAAGATACTCTAAAAaagtagtctaaatttttttaatatttaaaaaatattttaaaaactctactacttttaaatattttaaaatattttctaaaaatatttcaaaatatattctaaaaacttgttacagtaaaatttttcaaaaacacccccaaaaataactaatccaaacagaACCTATATTAGTTAAAATTGTAATTAGtaatttaatataaatatattaatataactaattaataatttgtattaatataaatatataattaattatattacatatgtataatttaatatttataactaatattattaAATATGTTATgtatataattaatatatatattattttatttaatattatttaatatatatatatatatatatatatatatatcttccGTCCCGTTTTTTAACGAGGGAGTATTTTATCCCCCGTCCCACGCCATCCCACACCCCAGTAACCCCGGGGTAGATGCCAGTAGTGTCAATTGCCATTCCTCGTTACCTTAGTAGTAACTTTAATCTTTAAGCTTAAAGCCTTGGCTCATGCAAAGCCAAATAAAAATAGTAGTGGAACATTTATCTCTTGGTTTAGTTTTATGAATCCTTGTTATAGATTGCAAAGATTTGTTCGTACATTTTTTTGGGGTAATGTCCTTAATCTTTCTTATCAACTTAAAGAATGAGGTATTGAAcaacttttttttccctctatGAGAAAAGCAGGGgagatgcttttttttttttttttttttttttttgggtaattttcTGTCTATTCTCACCAAGAagttaagaaaaaaatttttttttttttttttttttttctttttgttggtAATTTTCTGTCTATTCTCACCAAGAagttaagaaaaaaattatttccttAAATTTTATCATTTAGATTAATTGTACTATTATGTTCTTTGAAGATTGTGTAGTAATTACCCTTTATGGTACTTTATTGTTATTCCCTCGGTGTGATAAAACAACTTTTTGAGTCTTAAAATGTTAGTACATTTTGGGTCATTTTTAACTCTTTCTTAAAAATCAAAACCTTTTTGTGGGAAATTATCGGAGCACCATATTATCTGCCAAAGAGGATTAGCTTAAGAAAACTTTCCAAAAAGCACGAGACGTGGAAGAAGGTAATTGGGCTAAGTTGGAGGAAGTTGATGGAGCGTTAACGTCACTCGGCCCTCTGCAGGTTGGTGTTTCACATTGGAAGTTCAAACTGAGATCTCCCAGCTGAGGGAAAACAGCACAAACAATCAAAGTTCTATCTGATTCTCCATCAAACTTCCTTGCACACATGGATCGAGTTCTTAAAGATGCAAGAATTTCAGGTTCTCTCAACCTTTCCAACCGTTCTCTCAGGTCTGTTACCATTGCCATTTTTATGAGATATTTCTTCACATTTCTTGTTCCAAGAATTATTGTTGTCCagtttgtttttttctttcattttaatACCCTTTTTATCCAGCTAAATAAACTCGATAGTTTGTGGCTGAGAGGCTTTTCATTGAGAAAAatctttttgtttgttttgtccATCAAGCTGCAAGCTTTGTAGTTGgcttttggttcttgtggcaTATCATGGTTGTCTGAAAGTGCAGAGAAAAAGCTTTGGAGCTttgattttcttaaaaatttgaattttgtggCAGGGAGGTGCCCAATGAGGTGTACAAAAGCTTGGATGCGATTGGCGAGGGAGAAAAGTGGTGGGAGGTATGGTCCATTGCTATTTTGTTGCTATTCTGAATCATTTCTTTGAGTTATTAATGGTTAATTGGAAACATAAAGTTGCTGTATGATAATTGCCTTTTTAGGCTGTAGAGCTACAGAAGTTGATTTTGGCTCATAATGAAATCGAATTGTTGAAAGAAGAACTTAGAAATTTGCCTTTGTTGTCTGTGCTGAATGTCACCCACAATAAGCTTACCAGTCTTCCAGCATCTATTGGAGAGTATGTTATATGATCCCTTGAACTAGTCAGACTCTTCGGTATTCTTTTTTTGGCTATGGATGAAAGGTTTGAGCAATGCTTCATTACCTCTACTTTATTTAACAGGTTGCACATTTTGAAATCTTTGGATGTATCATTTAATTTGATAGAAAATATTCCAGAAGAAATTGGGTCGGCAGCAGCTTTGGTCAAGTAGGCTTCTTTCGCATTTTCCTATTGTTAACGTTGAACACTTGGAATGTTGATGAGGGAATTAACCTGCTTGCAAATTCCACATTTTAGTTGGCATCcagaaaattttttgtttttcctaaTAAACCTACTAATATTAACTTCAGTTTTGTGCTTTGAAATGCTCTCATTCTGCATCTTGCGCTCAGGTTTGATTGTTCGAATAACCGGCTAAAGGATCTTCCGAGTTCCCTTGGACAATGTGTAGCTCTATCAGAACTTAAGGTAGAGCCTTACAGTATCTACATTATGTATTAAAAATGCAACAGCTTTACATCACATAGCATGGCTTGGAAACTGATGGCTGAAGCTTGTGAATTTCAAGTACTTTAATCTTGTCCTGAGGATGTGATGTTCTCTCAATCATATGTTAGCGATGTAATCATGTAAGCACCTTGACGCAAGCTGGGCAAAGGGAGAATATTATGCTAGCTCCTACAAAATGTAAATACTAACTTGTAGCTTTGCTCTATAAGAATGATTCAATTGAAATTTTCCTCAGGCATCAAACAACAGCATTTCCAGTTTGCCTGACGAATTAGCAAATTGTTGGAAATTAATAAAGTTTGAAGTAGAGGTATTCAATGTTGAGATACTGTTTAATACTTTATAACAGCTTTTAAAACTTTATTTTGGACCTTTTTGTGGGCTTTAATCATCGCATTCATCATTTCTGCAGGGAAATAAGCTAATAATGCTACCAAAGGAGATGATTGCATCATGCACAATGCTTACTGAGATCAATGCATGTAAATGTTCAATGCCTTTTCTCAAGGAGTTTGCTATTTAACATGGATACTCGATAAATTTGAATTCACTTCATTAACTTTTTACCATTTACAGCAAAAAATATGTTGAGTGCCATGCCAGACAATATTGGAAGTCTTTCGCGCTTGATTCGCCTTGACCTCCATCAGAACAGTGAGTGCGATGAGTTCAACCATCATGTCTCAATTTAGCCACTTAGAATTCGTTGCAGAATTTTTAGTACT
Above is a genomic segment from Coffea eugenioides isolate CCC68of chromosome 5, Ceug_1.0, whole genome shotgun sequence containing:
- the LOC113770296 gene encoding nuclear/nucleolar GTPase 2 — encoded protein: MAKKKEKSVNVSGKPKHSLDVNRDGSSSKTKGGRSSATVRRLKMYNSRPKRDKKGQIVKHDLQSKELPSTRIQPDRRWFGNTRVVNQKELEFFREELQSRLSSNYNVILKERKLPLSLLNDHQKQARVHLLDTEPFADVFGPKGKRKRPKLMAADYESLVKKADGSQDAFEEKHSTSTCVEENEDGVKDLVRHTMFEKGQSKRIWGELYKVIDSSDVVVQVLDARDPQGTRCHHLEKHLKEHCMHKHMVLLLNKCDLVPTWVTKGWLRVLSKEYPSLAFHASINKSFGKGSLLSVLRQFSRLKSDKQAISVGFVGYPNVGKSSVINTLRTKNVCKVAPIPGETKVWQYITLTKRIFLIDCPGVVYQNNDSETDIVLKGVVRVTNLEDAAEHIGEVLNRVKKVHLERAYKIKDWEDENDFLVQLCKASGKLLRGGEPDLMTAAKMVLHDWQRGKIPFFVPPPKEENDSSEGPNESGLENDKAVNDDEVSAARKAIADVISSQQLKDVPVQEGLFTENELKGNDIEQLPVTGS